The window GAAGGAGGCGCCGGGCCCGCTCGAGCCCACGGGCCCAACGGGCCGCATTCGCTTCGTGAACCTGATCACTGATCCGGCGCGCAATCCGGTCAACGCGATCCTCGAGAAGGTCCCCTTCGGTGTGAACCTGGGCTATACGGGGACAACGCCCTCGAGCCTTCCCGCGCCGAACACGGCCAACTATTCGGCGATTCTCGCGGGCGATCGGTCGCTGGTACTCAAGCGGACTGCCGACACGACGGTGACGGTCGCGACGTTGACGGTCACGATCACCTCTGGGCAGGACGTCTCCGTGTACGCCACCGGTGGCGCGGGGGGCGGCGCCGTGTCGTCGTTCGTCACGAAGGATACGAACACGGCGGCGACGTCGACACAAACACGCGTGCGTGTCGTGAACCTCAGTCCGTCCGCCGGTTCGATCGACGTGTTCATCACGGCGCCTAACGCCGATCTCTCGACCGCGACGCCCGTCGCTTCGGGTGTGGCGACGCAGAGTGCATCGGCGTATGTCACAACAATCGCGCCGGGCACCTACCAATTCCGCGCC of the Gemmatimonadaceae bacterium genome contains:
- a CDS encoding DUF4397 domain-containing protein, with the translated sequence MNSYSKVSPWRHVRHGALAMAVAAAAACGTKEAPGPLEPTGPTGRIRFVNLITDPARNPVNAILEKVPFGVNLGYTGTTPSSLPAPNTANYSAILAGDRSLVLKRTADTTVTVATLTVTITSGQDVSVYATGGAGGGAVSSFVTKDTNTAATSTQTRVRVVNLSPSAGSIDVFITAPNADLSTATPVASGVATQSASAYVTTIAPGTYQFRAVPAGTAPANRSANVLVNIASVALAGTSGRTFVVADKAAGGTPSTAFVLSDQ